ACTTTCTAGGATTCGCTTTCGTGAGTGGCCCCACTGGCTTGCCTTGCTCTCTGTCCCTTTTGAAGGCATTGCCTTCATTAGGACTCAGCGGCGTCACACCGCCTCTCAAGGTCTCTTCCCTCACTTTCCTCCACCTCGATCTCTCTCCTGCCCCCTCCCCAACCCACCTCGTTTGTCCTCAACAGCTGCCTGCCAAAAAACCCTGCAGCGGAGTGAAGAGGACCGAGCGAAGATCTCGGCGGAGAAGGACCAAGCTGTGGCCCAGATGCAGCAGAAAGCAGAGGAGATGGAGAAAGAATGCAGAAGGATCCTTCACGTGAGTTGGGGATGGGGAGGACCTCAAATTGGGGTCCCAAGCCAAGAACATAAAGGGAGGAGGCCAAGTGATCGGCCTTTCTCCTCACCAAAGtttcaggagagagagagagaggtgaataTTCCCACGATCGCTCACGTTAAACTGTGTACGTGTTTCTGTGGGTTAGAGGTTGAGCATGACGATAGCCAAAAGTGTTGAGCAACGTTCTTCAGCTCATCGCCCTGTTCAAGCAGAGAAACTGGTTTGTTGGTCAATGGcagtgttggttggttggtcaatccacagtcactgaatgtaaacatgcctgggataaacatagatccatcctaagataaaatagagggaaaagtataagggcagactagatggaccatgtggtctttttctaccgtcaatcttctatgtatctGTGTCTATCTTATGGCTCTCCAAATCTCCCAAGGCAttttcagaggggggggggagagatctcAGGGAACACGGTTGCAAATAAACCAGCATGGATCTTTGTCTCTTCCCTCGGCTCTTTGAACGTTCAACCAGGGACCACTTTATGTTTTGGCGCTCTCGTCCCTCGGAGGGAGgggaagtaatgtgagaaaaatattattttactgaaagagtagtagatgcttggaagaaacttccagcagacgtggttggtcaatccacagtcactgaatttaaacatgcctgggataaacatagatccatctcaCTTCCGTTTCACAGGAGACTTTGGATCAGGTGCTTTCCAAGCTACAAGCCACCAAGCTGGGCTGGAACACCGAGGCTACGCTCATCCATTCCGAATATAAGGATGTGCTGAAGGAGTTTGGACTGAACCCCTTGGAGATCTGAAGCGGCGTTCAAGCAGAACCAAGGTTTGTCTCCCGGAGGTGTCACATTGGCACGGACATTGAAATGTCGGGATTTTctgtagctcaaggttgagttGTGGGActgtctgagcttggtggttttcaatgatgggctgccaaaatttttaccgccacgctctgggtgtggcttattttgtgggtgtggcttgctggccatgtgaccgggtgggagtgacttgacaatcatgtgaccgggggtggtggcttaaaggtcatgtgacaggttgggagtggcttaccgaccaagataagtttgtcaaataggtgcttggactttttTTAAGTCGATTAAGTCCCGTTATTAGAATAGCCGCCAAAAGGGCAAATGATCGACAGCGCTATTTGTCGAGGAGCACGGGAACATttaaaggttttgtactgaacccacaaggttggGTATGATAACAGagtaggcaagtagctcgattttcttgaATTGGtacaaaagttcagttctagataatgatggaAATAATGAAAGCGTTGATGGGTAaaagcatactatttaattatttcctattttaaaaataattaaggatcagactaaggtactggagaaggaaggacaataaaagaaCTATTAagaattcaataaatagtgcataaacctactatccCTACTGTGCCCCCCactatgggggcagcagcccattactggtggttttcctgcagatgttaCCAATCAGCCATCAACATGGGGATAAACgcatcgtctggcgggacccaggggaagagccttctctgtggtggctccgaccctctggaaccagctcccccctgagattaggattgcccccaccctccttgcctttcgtaaactccttaaaacccacctctgccgtcaggcatggggggaattgaaacatctcccccttgcccatgttgttttagtgtttgattgattgtgtgcttgttttttatatatatattggggttgtttttgtgaattttttaacctaaaactgtaattagattggtaaatattagatttgtcactatgtactgtttttgtcattgttgtgagccgccccgagtctgcggagaggggcggcatataaatccaataaatctaatctaatctaatctacatacCAGTCAGAAAACCCAAAAGGAACCAAGCGATCAAAACTCCTCCTTGCCAATAACCAACAACATCAAGATTAACACTAGACCAACAACCCAGCCCCAAATAGGGAGCTACTGACTCAGATCACAAGCTAACACTATAAACAACAGCCTAATCGAGCATCCGTCAAGTccactcccaccaacactgacagggcaagccacctGGGTATAAAAGCAGAAAGCAGACTCCTCTCTCTTCTAGAACTGAtggtgttccctagttgggtcaagaGATGTTTGCaagagaaaacaaccaagcttcgAGGGCACCAAGGATTCCACACAATGAAATATGGAGTTATTCATCAACATTGCTCAGCAACTCACCCAACACATGAAAACACCACGGGGTTTATTTGAGTTGGTTGCAGTG
The nucleotide sequence above comes from Erythrolamprus reginae isolate rEryReg1 chromosome 12, rEryReg1.hap1, whole genome shotgun sequence. Encoded proteins:
- the DRC12 gene encoding dynein regulatory complex protein 12 isoform X4, which gives rise to MPLPKRRKVKKTKKEKSPTLGEERHQKASPESDALKQHLVLQRDLAKQATIDREGFRQRLTELERRLEEAQKDKKDIYEAACQKTLQRSEEDRAKISAEKDQAVAQMQQKAEEMEKECRRILHETLDQVLSKLQATKLGWNTEATLIHSEYKDVLKEFGLNPLEI
- the DRC12 gene encoding dynein regulatory complex protein 12 isoform X3; the encoded protein is MPLPKRRKVKKTKKEKSPTLGEERHQKASPESDALKQHLVLQRDLAKQATIDREGFRQRLTELERRLEEAQKDKKDIYEAACQKTLQRSEEDRAKISAEKDQAVAQMQQKAEEMEKECRRILHVSWGWGGPQIGVPSQEHKGRRPSDRPFSSPKFQEREREVNIPTIAHVKLCTCFCGLEVEHDDSQKC
- the DRC12 gene encoding dynein regulatory complex protein 12 isoform X1 translates to MPLPKRRKVKKTKKEKSPTLGEERHQKASPESDALKQHLVLQRDLAKQATIDREGFRQRLTELERRLEEAQKDKKDIYEEMIRQYQQFQRKTDGQIERLEAEKQNLQEQLAACQKTLQRSEEDRAKISAEKDQAVAQMQQKAEEMEKECRRILHVSWGWGGPQIGVPSQEHKGRRPSDRPFSSPKFQEREREVNIPTIAHVKLCTCFCGLEVEHDDSQKC